Part of the Lotus japonicus ecotype B-129 chromosome 6, LjGifu_v1.2 genome, TCTTTGAATTAATTTGACTCAAAGACACATATATAAGACATTTTCTATGAATTAATTAGATTCAAAACCACATAAGACATTTTTATTAGCGGATGAGACCAGTCAGACCACTAACTAGAAATAACACTTGCTCAAAGGAGGCATAGTGAGTTGGTAGGGTCGGTGCATGACATCGATCGATCGTCAAGGATgatgaatatgaatatgaatctCCCGAGTGTCTAGGAACATAGGACAGGAACATTTGTATATGTATGCACTACACAGCAGCATGAGTCAATGCATGTGTAGTGATCAGAAGCATTTTTCTATTtcgatttttaatttatatcaatATGTGTCAAAGGTTTATGAATGAGTTATGAGTACACAAACAAAAGTGACGAAATGCTTTGAGCAGGTTTGTGTGTAAGAGTGAGATCACTGAGATGGCACATGATTCAGGGGCCACGCTCACGCAAACATAGAACACGAGTCATATGACATGACAGCAAACAAAAGAAACTTAGTTTGTGCATGCATCAACATTTGCTGACGCAATTATATATTCTAAACCTGAGTTAAAATGTTATGAAGATTTTTTAGAAGGACTAAATTCAATTTACTTCATTTTCTGAGgaagcaaaaaaaaatcaatttactTCTAATTTACAAgattaaaacatatttaatcctAAAATAAATTAAGCATTTGCGTTTACAGTGATACATAATATGAAATTCAGATGAAAAGTTGTCCATATCAAAATCAGGTGCTGTTCATAAGTTAAGGTTAGACTAAAAAAATGTCCACCTCATGCTTCGGTTTGCAGGATTTAGATACTGACGTCTGAAAGGAATTCCCAATAAAATGACATAGTCAGTTTTGATTAAAtttggagaaaaaaataaaagtatatattatttaaataaagtaaaaatatgaaaattttctTCCTTTTACTTCATTGgattaaaaagtgaaaaaaaagaaTTTGTGCTTATTGGAGAAGTAAACCTATGTTACAATTTAAATAAATCAATAGACCTATATTGAAGTAGCATGCTCATTGGGACCAATATCCCAACACCAAGTTGGAACAAATTCACCCCAAACTTCATCAACAAAATTACAATTTACAGCACCCCTCTTACAAAGCAACACAGCACACTTAGATTGGTACATGAATAGCTAAGGTATTAATGATGAAGACTTACAAAAGAACAAAGTATAGTCAAGCAAGAAAAGAAACTGAGTAGCAAGACTTATCATAGCATTCCACTCTAGCAGCTTGATAGAGGTTAGAGAGAGACAGAGACAGAGACAGAGACAGAGAGAGTTGACTTAAAAACACAGAGAAGAGAGTCAGATAAAACTCAAGTGGCCTCCACTGACAAGATCTCCAGTTCAGCCCACCACAGCGGAGAAAGTCTCGGGACCGCTTGCTCCGGTGACACACCAAGTACTCCCCTCAACTTGGAAGCTATCTCTCTCATTGTGGGTCTTAGCCTTGGATCAGGTTGGATACAATCTCGGATCACCTCACATATAACATCAAGTTCATTATCCTTGAAAGATTTCAGGCTGGGATCAATCAAATAGCTAATGCTTCGCTTGTCGTTCAAGTAATCAGCAGCCTATGAAGTTATAACAATGAggattttatttgttaaataTGCATATAACCAACCCTGAAGTTGAACTTAAATTTCCAAAAGAGACTTGTTTCAAACTTACCCAGTTCACAAGATTGCCTTGTTCTTCAGAGTAAGGCAATTTTCCAGAAATGATTTCAAGCAGCAATACTCCAAAGTTGTAGACATTGGTTTCTAGATCAACACGGGAATGATCAGATTTCTTTGAATCACCCCCTGTTGTCTTGGTTGGTGGTGATACAATATCTGCAAAGGTGACCTCTGCAAACTGATAGGACAGTGGAATGGAGAGATGCGTTACCAAGTGGCTAACatatataaaagaaagaaaatcatcTGGAAATGTGTACCTTAGCGGCGAAATCATCTGTTAAGAATATCATATTTGAAGAAAGTTTGGTATGAGCTATTGGTGGATTTAGATCATGGTGCATGTACTGAAGACAATAAGCACTGCCCATGATAATCCTCATCCTTTCACTCCAATCAAGACGTTCAACTTCCCTTACTGAGAAAACAAGAAGAAACAAGATATACAGAACTCAGCCCTTAATTACAAGAACATAACTAGCCATGTTTTGCTTTGAACAAGGTAACAACTAAAACTGAAAGTATTACCATGCAAATGCTCAAATAAGTTTCCATTTGGAGCATACTCAAACACCAGCATCCTTGTGAATGGTTCTTCTTCCTCACAGTATCCAATAAGATTGATGAAGTTCTTATGGTTTATGCGGGATAAAGTAGCAATCTGAAGCATAAAAGAATCTAAATTAGCCAAAGAGAATTTTGAGAATTGAGAGAATCCCTCTTAAAATTGCATCGGTATTGTTAGATTCAATCCTCTTCTTTATATTGACACTAGAAGGAGAAAACCTTTTTTCGGTAGTTCGTCTCCATGTTCTTTGTCCAATCTTCGCGAGAAGTAACTTGAGTAGAAACCACAGCAATCTCGACTCCACTGGACAGTGTTCCTTTGTATATGATGCAAAGTTCAAAACCAACAATGATATTGCTAAAATCCTCACATGCTGTCTCTAGTTCTCCTCTATTCAACTTGGGGACCCCTACATTTCATATAAAGACATGGCACTGTTGTCAACACAATATGCAAACAACAATTTATTCCCTTGGTACATTGGAAATGCAAAGTCATAGACTTTGACAACCTCCCCGTCCCTATACATTGATTGAGCAAATATAACTCATACTCAAATATATAGGTGAGCATATATATGATTTATGGGTAGACAATGAAATTGACTGGCCATAAAAAACGAAATCTAATCCTTAAATTGCTGCTattcaaatgtaaaattaagaaattatgAATGTCAAGATTAAATGGGTAATTATGCATGCACAACCAGTAATTAAATTTATGAATAGAAAACCACATTTGCTGACaagtaaaagaaacaaaaacttgGATCTAAGATCATCAGCTCAATGTGAAAGTACAAGTTCGTATTGGCTTATTGGAACTATTACCTGTTATAAATGCTTTCTGCAGCTGTCCACTTATTCCTGTCTTCCAAGGGGATATGATCTTTGCCGCTCGTTTTCGCCAAATGCAAAGAAGAATTATGATAACAGCGACCAACACAGctacaacaataataattattatatacTTCCACAAATTTTTAGAAGCACCATTGGTAGAATGTTGGTGACTTGCAGAAGCATCATGTGGAGGTGAATGCAGTGGTGCAGGTGGCTGATTCTTCTTCTTATTGTCATTTGGCACAGCTGGAAAAGCTCCACTACTCAGGCTAGTTGGAACAGAACTGAACTCTATTGTAGGTCCACCACTATAAGGCGCAGCTGCAAGGTTACTGGACTGAGCAAGTAACTTTCGACGTGCAGAATTGACAAGATTTGGTATGTTCTGGGAAATATCTGGCTCTTTAGAACCTACAGGTGCAACACATGTTTTGAACGTTAAATTAGAAGCAAATATTCCAAATTCTCAATAGGTTGCAATTTAGTGAAGGTTCTCCACTCACTAGGCAGAAGGTCATAACATTTCTCTTCATGGTCGAGCAACTTGAACCTAGAAAGAAGATTAGAATACTTTAGAAATTTGAATGAACATGATGCATGAAAGAACAAAAGAATTATGCATATTGAGATTAAGAAAGGTAAAAAATAGTTTACACACAGTGGCAGCACAAAGGCGTTGAGGTATTTCACAATTGCTACTTTAATTGGAACTATCAATGAATCTGATTTGTCCCATTGCTTGAAGTTGCTCTGCCACACACTGCATACGCTAATTATCAAAAGACCATAATATCACAAGATAATAATGATCCCCAAACTTTCCTgactaagaaaaaaaaagcaaagcATACAATCCAATAGGATGATACTGTGAAGAGTTCTGTTGAGTAAAAGGGCAGGGTTTGTAAGAAATAATGGTTCTTGATTCTCAGACTCAATGAAAGAGATGGAAGGAAATCATGCAATGGATTATGGAACTATTGTGGTAATGTGGTCAGTGGGAAAACAAAAATGAAGATAGACTTACCAGTGTCCAAACTTTCTATTCATGCAAGCAAATAAAGTTGTCAAAGGTGATGAACAATCGTCAACAAGTAGCAATTTAGAGGGAAATCTGATTCTTCTTTGACCTTGAGAATCATCGCCTTCAATTTTATTGTCACAAAGCAGCCTAGGATAAAATAAATTTTCCTTGAAGAATACTTAGAAATCTAATCAAACAGAAATATAAACATCTAGAGCTAACTTACAGGTGTTTTAGCAATAACATGCTGTTAATTTCAGTTGGGATGCTTCCTGACAAGTTATTCTCCCTTAAATCCAACAACTCCAGCTTGGCTAGATTTCCAAGCTCTTTGGGAATGGCACCGTAAAAGTTATTCTTGCATAACACACTGTTTCAAAGAAGTAAAATATTTAGGAACTGACACATTTAACTGCTAGATAAACAAAGTACCATATTTTAGTTGAAATATCTACACTTTTTGAGAAAATGCCTCAAAATTTAATTTAGTCATCCGGAAATGTGGTAATGTCTACATGGGGTGATGGCATATAGGGAACTAAACTAAATAGAAAGAAATCATAATGATCTGTCCTCCAAAAACAAGTATCCCTCATTGGTGTGCTTCTGTGATTAGTCCATGAAAACAACTCCTCTAATGTTGAACAAATTGTATTTTTCCTGGTCTCAAGCCCAGATTCCTTGATAAGTACAAGCAGGTCGGTGAGTGATGAATTCAAGTAATGCATATGACACAGTGGAAGAGGCTGTTAGAAAAATGGCCATGACTACTCGAAGTCAAATGCAACTTGGGGTTCCCCTTAATGACCCAACAAGCATATAATAGATTTGTTTTGACTTTTTGATatctgataaaaagaaaaaccagAAATTATAGCAAAAAAATTACACAGGAGTGCAAGATTCTTTACAGAGATTTTAAGTGACTAAGCCTCCCAAGCTCAGGAGCTAATGTCCCTTTCAAAGATAGCCCGTTTAGGTCCCTGCAGGAACAAGAAGTAATAAAATTAATACAACATTTCTATGCTTGCAACTTCCTTTAAGCATCAAGGAAAAACAGATTTTGTCATCACTtagtgaaataaataataatgctTGCATGTCTTCATCACTACAATACttaaaagaaaggaaaggaatTACCAAAGGAACTTACAGCATTTGCACTTCACCATCGACACAATAAACACCAAACCACTTGCAGGGGTCACAATCATTTGGATTCCAATTTGCCAAAGCAACATAAGGATCAAAAGTGATTCTTGTCCGGAACTCTAATAAAGCCAATCCTGCATTTTCCAATCCAGAtgaaaccaaaaagaaattaattaataaataagtaTACAAAACCAAAACCTCGAGATAGAAGAATGATTTCCTATAAATCGTAATTTAAAGGAGCAATCCATGAAAATCACCTTCACCATTAAGAGACCAACACTCTCGGACTCCCCACGCAGAAATCAAGCAAACATAAAACTTGAACCAAATTCCAAATGCGTTCCATCTCATTCCCATTTCTTTGTGAAGCCAATACCAAGGTGACCGAGGAAGTATCTATAATCCTTGATACCCAGGACGCTACGCGCTATAATATCCAAAAATGCCAGGTTTTTGCTGTACAGAGAAACCCTTCAATCTATTCAGACGAAGCAGAAGAAACTGACTAACTAGGCAAAATTTATATTACAATGGCAAGCTCTTAGGTCCAAAGATCATATCCGAATCCCTCATTTTTGTAATGTTATCCCTTTGTTACAGCCTTGTGTTCAACAAAGACATAACCTGGCTCAACTCAATGTCTTCCTCTCAATTATCCTCAGCAATAGGTGGAGCTGAAAGAAATTGCAAACATAAGAAAAATTAACATTGTAAATTAAATGGATTGCAATAGGATGAGAACAAATCAACATGGAGACAAAGAAGGGTAAAAATAAAGGAATAACCCCATGAAAGAGCAAGCTCTTTGGTGTCAACGTGAAGAACAAAAAAGCAGAAAAGTTAAGaattgaaagagagagaatgaattaCCATGCAGAAGGGACAAAAGGGTACAAGAAAAGAAGACTATTTCCTACAGATTTTTCTGGAAATAAGTGAACAATGTAGGAAAAAATTACAATGCTGGTTGGGAGGAGGGTGATAGGTAGGGGCAATTTGAGACCAGGGCAAAAAGGCagcaaaacaaaaaattcaaaGGTTTTTTAtgagtgttgttgttgttgttgttcttctaTTGCTGCCTTTTTTTCAGGATGATCTCAGAGGAGCCTCTCTTCGACCATCTTCATGATGAGgcactttttttcctttttctctctCCGGTTTCTTTGTCTATCTATGATGCCTATTGCCTAGGCCTctggtttctctctctttccccgTTGTAGaatcttttgttttgtttgttgttttttttttcctttgtttgtTTCAATGTGTGTTTCTcagattctctctctttcccccTCTTGCCTCTCTCTCATCACCCCCTCCACCAGTCACTCACCCAAAAAATTCccacaataattatttttaactgTATTTTAAATTCTGTTCAAGGAGTTGTAGGTCTTGTTGGCCCCACATCCGACAAACTAGGACGCGCTTTTGTTTTGTTACTAGGTAACTCTGCCATGCTTATAAAACTGTAATCTCAACTATTTTCTGTTCGATTGTTTCTCAAGATTGTCAACGTGATTCCCACAAAGCCATCCATGCCTATGATTCTTGTAATGCTTGGGATATTTCAATATTAacaaattatttatataatataatcatACGTTTTATATTTAATTGGGAGTATAAAATTTGCTAGTCAATAATTTTAGAGCCACCAGTAAAACTAACAAGGTGTGCGTGCATTCGGCTTATAGGATCTTAAAGTCAATTTTCTTTTGAAGATGTCATATCAAACCTACGAGTAATGGGCTCCAACTCCAAGGATGATTAGAATTTCAGAACCAGTAACCTGGACATTTTTTGGACTGACTGCAGAGTATTTTTGCTGCTGTATGGCTCAGATGTGTGCCTCTAGTGTGTATAGGAAGGGGGTTCGGGTATTATAATATCTATTctcatcaatcaatatcaatcaatattaatatcaatatcaatatcaatatcaatatcaatatcaatatcaatatatattagaaaagaacaacttctagcatgacgtgtcgctctcacaggccaagttagtgacgtgttgCTCTCAGATTAATtatcacctaatattttacatgtaagctctttctccttggccccacttgccacatgtgctctgatttttccttaccttatttctccttaataaaaaaatacatttttaaattttagatttgattaggatttaagttttttatttcttgattttatcttaatttatttttagagtattaattaatttttatggtatttttattgaattttcggatttttaattaattccggattttatgagtttttattgtgatttgctagattttgatagtttttatctatttttatttagtacatttttaaattttagatttgattaggatttatgttgtttatttatgtattttatcttaatttatattattatttatttttagagtattaattatttttatggtatttttattgaattttcggatttttaattaattccggattttatgagtttttattgtgatttgctagattttgatagtttttatctatatttatttagtacatttttaaattttagatttgattaggatttatgttgtttatttcatgattttatcttaatataaaatctgtgataagtgatttaaatcaataatacatctcatcagcaaaaaccctcttaaaaccctgcctacctccactatctcctccatgaaattcatctcctccatgcaattttcatctcatctctccactgaacggaaccacccccacaaaatcatctcatctctcaacggaaccactttgccatcgacttgcaatcgcatccctccgatttgctgccttggactgattgggaaggctgcagatggaggtttcaaattattttcttccgttgcttgcataatatgttatggtttttttcaattttattttactttacctttaactttcattcactcatgattgacttcaaggtcaatttcgttcatcacttgccatgctaatttcaaattcttttcttcaggtttttttatagatattcc contains:
- the LOC130725832 gene encoding protein MALE DISCOVERER 2 isoform X1, with the translated sequence MGMRWNAFGIWFKFYVCLISAWGVRECWSLNGEGLALLEFRTRITFDPYVALANWNPNDCDPCKWFGVYCVDGEVQMLDLNGLSLKGTLAPELGRLSHLKSLVLCKNNFYGAIPKELGNLAKLELLDLRENNLSGSIPTEINSMLLLKHLLLCDNKIEGDDSQGQRRIRFPSKLLLVDDCSSPLTTLFACMNRKFGHCVCSVWQSNFKQWDKSDSLIVPIKVAIVKYLNAFVLPLFKLLDHEEKCYDLLPSSKEPDISQNIPNLVNSARRKLLAQSSNLAAAPYSGGPTIEFSSVPTSLSSGAFPAVPNDNKKKNQPPAPLHSPPHDASASHQHSTNGASKNLWKYIIIIIVVAVLVAVIIILLCIWRKRAAKIISPWKTGISGQLQKAFITGVPKLNRGELETACEDFSNIIVGFELCIIYKGTLSSGVEIAVVSTQVTSREDWTKNMETNYRKKIATLSRINHKNFINLIGYCEEEEPFTRMLVFEYAPNGNLFEHLHVREVERLDWSERMRIIMGSAYCLQYMHHDLNPPIAHTKLSSNMIFLTDDFAAKFAEVTFADIVSPPTKTTGGDSKKSDHSRVDLETNVYNFGVLLLEIISGKLPYSEEQGNLVNWAADYLNDKRSISYLIDPSLKSFKDNELDVICEVIRDCIQPDPRLRPTMREIASKLRGVLGVSPEQAVPRLSPLWWAELEILSVEAT
- the LOC130725832 gene encoding protein MALE DISCOVERER 2 isoform X3, which gives rise to MLLWQIGIQMIVTPASGLVFIVSMVKCKCCKFLWDLNGLSLKGTLAPELGRLSHLKSLVLCKNNFYGAIPKELGNLAKLELLDLRENNLSGSIPTEINSMLLLKHLLLCDNKIEGDDSQGQRRIRFPSKLLLVDDCSSPLTTLFACMNRKFGHCVCSVWQSNFKQWDKSDSLIVPIKVAIVKYLNAFVLPLFKLLDHEEKCYDLLPSSKEPDISQNIPNLVNSARRKLLAQSSNLAAAPYSGGPTIEFSSVPTSLSSGAFPAVPNDNKKKNQPPAPLHSPPHDASASHQHSTNGASKNLWKYIIIIIVVAVLVAVIIILLCIWRKRAAKIISPWKTGISGQLQKAFITGVPKLNRGELETACEDFSNIIVGFELCIIYKGTLSSGVEIAVVSTQVTSREDWTKNMETNYRKKIATLSRINHKNFINLIGYCEEEEPFTRMLVFEYAPNGNLFEHLHVREVERLDWSERMRIIMGSAYCLQYMHHDLNPPIAHTKLSSNMIFLTDDFAAKFAEVTFADIVSPPTKTTGGDSKKSDHSRVDLETNVYNFGVLLLEIISGKLPYSEEQGNLVNWAADYLNDKRSISYLIDPSLKSFKDNELDVICEVIRDCIQPDPRLRPTMREIASKLRGVLGVSPEQAVPRLSPLWWAELEILSVEAT
- the LOC130725832 gene encoding protein MALE DISCOVERER 2 isoform X2, which codes for MGMRWNAFGIWFKFYVCLISAWGVRECWSLNGEGLALLEFRTRITFDPYVALANWNPNDCDPCKWFGVYCVDGEVQMLDLNGLSLKGTLAPELGRLSHLKSLVLCKNNFYGAIPKELGNLAKLELLDLRENNLSGSIPTEINSMLLLKHLLLCDNKIEGDDSQGQRRIRFPSKLLLVDDCSSPLTTLFACMNRKFGHCVWQSNFKQWDKSDSLIVPIKVAIVKYLNAFVLPLFKLLDHEEKCYDLLPSSKEPDISQNIPNLVNSARRKLLAQSSNLAAAPYSGGPTIEFSSVPTSLSSGAFPAVPNDNKKKNQPPAPLHSPPHDASASHQHSTNGASKNLWKYIIIIIVVAVLVAVIIILLCIWRKRAAKIISPWKTGISGQLQKAFITGVPKLNRGELETACEDFSNIIVGFELCIIYKGTLSSGVEIAVVSTQVTSREDWTKNMETNYRKKIATLSRINHKNFINLIGYCEEEEPFTRMLVFEYAPNGNLFEHLHVREVERLDWSERMRIIMGSAYCLQYMHHDLNPPIAHTKLSSNMIFLTDDFAAKFAEVTFADIVSPPTKTTGGDSKKSDHSRVDLETNVYNFGVLLLEIISGKLPYSEEQGNLVNWAADYLNDKRSISYLIDPSLKSFKDNELDVICEVIRDCIQPDPRLRPTMREIASKLRGVLGVSPEQAVPRLSPLWWAELEILSVEAT